The DNA window CGCTCGGAGCGTTCGTGCGCATCCCTCGCCGCACCGTGCGCACGTCCTGCCGCACCTGCTCCGCCCCTGGTCCTCCTCCCTTCGTTGCCCAGCCCGCCTCACGTTGCCGCAGTGCGCCGAGACGCTTGCCAGCAGCGCGTCGATCGTGCCAAGGGTGCCCACACCCTCAATTCCCGGAGGAACTGCATGACCAAGCCAATCCGCCGCGCGGGCGTCATCGGCGCGGGCGTCATGGGCAGCGGCATCGCCGCCCACCTCGCGAACGCTGGCGTCGAGGTGGTGCTCCTCGACATCGTCCCCCCCAACCTCAACGACTCCGAGAAGAGCGATCCTGCGGCCCGCAGCCGCTTCGCCATCGGCGGGCTCGAGAAGGCCGTCAAGGCCAGGCCTGCCGCGTTCTTCCACCCTTCCTTCGCCAAGCTGGTGCGCACGGGCAACACCGAGGATCACCTCGGCGAGCTCGCGGGCTGTGATCTCATCATCGAGGCCATCATCGAGCAGATCGAGCCGAAGCGCGCGCTCTTCGCCAAGCTCGAAGAGGTCGCGCGACCGGACGCGATCATCGCCTCGAACACCTCGGGCCTGCGCATCGAGAGCATGATGGAGGGCCGCTCCGAGGCCTTCCGCAAGCGCTTCCTCGTGATGCACTTCTTCAACCCCGTCCGGTACATGAAGCTCCTCGAGCTGGTCACCGGACCGGACACCGATCCCGCGACCGTCGAGCGCGTCCAGCGCTTCGGCGAGGACGCGCTCGGCAAGGGCATCGTCTTCGGCAAGGACACGCCGAACTTCATCGCCAACCGCATCGGCGCCCACGCGATGATGACGACCATCCACCTCATGCTCGAAGAGGGCCTCGCTCCGGAGGACGTCGACGCCATCACCGGCGTCGCCATGGCCCACCCGAAGAGCGCGAGCTTCCGCACCGCGGACATGGTCGGCCTCGACACCTTCGCCCACGTGGCCGACAACTGCCACAGCTCGCTCAAGGACGACGAGGACCGCGGCGTCTTCGAGGTGCCCGCCTACATCCGCACGATGGTCGAGCGGAAGCTGCTGGGCAACAAGACCCGCGCCGGCTTCTACCGCAAGGGCAAGGGCGGCGAGGTCGACACCTTCGACCCGAAGACCCTCGAGTACCGCGGCCGCGGCGGTGACCCCGAGGTCCGCAAGGCCGTGAAGGCCATCGAGCAGATCGAGGATCCCGCAGCGCGCGTTCGCGCCCTCGTCGCCGACCAGGGCAAGGCCGGCCGCTTCGCGTGGAAGGTCCTCTCCCGCTCCCTCGCGTACTCGGCGCGCCGCCTCGGCGAGATCGCCGACGACGTCGTCGCCATCGATGACGGCCTGCGCTGGGGCTACAACTGGGACCTCGGCCCCTTCCAGACCTGGGACGCGCTCGGCTTCGAGCAGACCGTCGATCGCATGGAGAAGGACGGCATCGCCCTCCCCGCCTCCATCAAGCGCATGCGCGAGCAAGGCGCCAAGGGCTTCTACGCCGCCGACGCCGACAAGAAGCCCGCCGACTTCGACGCCTTCCTCGCGAAGAACGCTGGCACCCGCACGAACTACAGCGCCGAAGGCGCCATCTACGACGTGCTCGCTGGCAAGCCCCGGGCCCGCGCCATCGACCCGCGCACCGCCCCCCTCGCGTGGGTCCGCCGTGGCGATGCCCCCGTGCTCAAGAACGACGGCGCCGAGGCCTGGGACCTCGGTGACGGCGTCCTCGGCGTCACGTTCAAGTCCAAGGCGAACAGCATCGACGCCGACGTCATCAACCTCCTCGGCCAGGCCGCGGACAAGGCCGAGACGTCGTTCCGCGCCATGCTCGTCACCAACCAGGGCGACCACTTCTGCGTCGGCGCCAACCTGTTCATGATCGCCATGGCGGCCACGAACAAGGACTGGGAGAACATCCGCGCCACCGTGAAGGCCTACCAGGACGCGACCCAGCGCCTGAAGTACGCCAGCGTCCCCGTCGTCGTCGCCCCCTACGGCATGACCCTCGGCGGCGGCCTCGAACTGAGCTTCGCGGGCGCCTCCATCCAGGCCGCGGCCGAGACCTACGCGGGACTCGTCGAGGTCGGCGTCGGCCTCATCCCGGGCGGCGCCGGCACGCTCAACATGCTCTGGCGCGCGTTCGAGGGCATCCCCGAGGGCGCCCAGGTGAACACGCTGGAGCTCACCGCCCAGGTGTTCAAGAACATCGCCCTCGCCAAGGTCGCCACCAGCGCCGACGAAGCCAAGGCCCTCGGTTACTTCCGCAAGACCGACGGCGTCTCCTTCGACCGCGCCCGCCACCTCGCCGAGGCCAAGGGCCGCGCCATCGGCCTCGCTGCCTCCGGCTACCACGCCCCCGCCCCGCGCGCGTACAAGCTCGCTGGCGAGAGCGGCATCGCCACCCTGGCCATGATGGTCGACACCCTCGTCGCCGGCGGTTACGCCACCGAGCACGACGCGACCATCGCCCGCAAGCTCGCCGTCGTCCTCTGCGGCGGCAAGGGCGGCGCGGCCCGCGAGGTCACCGAGACCGAGCTGCTCGAACTCGAGCGCGATGCCTTCGTCAGCCTCTGCGGCGAAGAGAAGAGCCTCGAGCGCATCAAGCACATGCTGATGACCAACAAACCCCTGCGGAACTAGGAGATGGCCATGATCGATGTCGTGATTGCTGATGCCGTCCGCTCCGCGGTCGGCCGCGCCCACAAGGGCTCTCTTGCCCAGAAGCGCCCCGACGAGCTCGCAGGCGAAGTCATCGCCGGCCTGCTCGCCCGGGTCCCCCAGGTGAAGCCCGCCGACGTCGAAGACGTCATCCTCGGCTGTGCCATGCCCGAGGGTGAGCAGGGCCTCAACGTCGCCCGCGTCGCCGGCATGCTCGGAGGCCTCCCCGAGGAGGTCCCCGCCATGACCATCAACCGCTTCTGCTCCAGCGGCATCCAGGCCCTCGCCCTCGCGGCGGGCAGCATCGCCACCGGCGCCATCGACATCTCCGTCGCTGGCGGCCTGGAGTCGATGTCCATGGTCCCCATGACCGGCAACAAGCTCAGCGCCTCCCCCGAGGCCATGGAGCGCTGCGCCGCCGTCTACACCCCCATGGGCATCACCGCCGAGAACGTCGCCAACAAGTTCCAGATCGCCCGCCAGGATCAGGACGCCTTCGCCCTTCGCAGCCACACCCGCGCTGCCGAGGCGCGCAAGGCCGGCCGCTTCGACCAGGAGATCGTCACCGTGAAGGGCATCCGCTTCGACGCGAGCGGCGAGCGGAGCACCTTCGACTTCCGCAGCGACGAGCTGATCCGCGCCGAGACCACGGCCGAGGGCCTCTCCGGCCTCAAGCCCGCCTTCTCCGCCAAGGGCAGCGTCACCGCGGGCAACAGCTCCCCCCTCTCCGACGGCGCTGCGGCCTCCCTCCTCCTCAGCCGCGCCAAGGCCGAGTCCCTGGGCATCAAGCCCCTCGGCTACTTCCGCGCCTTCGCCGTCACCGGCGTCGACCCGGCCATCATGGGCATCGGCCCCATCCCGGCCGTGCGCAAGCTCCTCGCCAAGACCGGCCTCAGCATCGCCGACATCGATCTCTTCGAGATCAACGAAGCGTTCGCCTCCCAGGCCGTCTACGTCCAGCGCACGCTGGAGATCCCCGACGAGAAGCTGAACGTCAACGGCGGCGCCATCGCCCTCGGCCACCCCCTCGGCTGCACCGGCGCCAAGCTCGTCGCGACCGCGCTCCACGAGCTCCGCCGCCGCGGCGGCCGCTACGCCATCGTCTCAATGTGCATCGGCGGCGGCATGGGCGCAGCCGGCCTCCTCGAATCCTCCCCCGCCTGACCCACCCGGGGCCCCGCCACACCGCAGGGCCCCTCCCCCTCACCCCCCTCCCGCATCCCGACGAGCCCAGCACGTCGGCGTTCTGCCTCGTGCTCGGGTCATGCCCCGCCACGCGCTCGCGCCAGAGAGCGGGCCAAACGGCCGAAAACCCGCAAATCGCACGCAAAGCCCCCCTCACCTCTTCGGGGCGACGTTTCCCTCGGAGCAACGCGCCTCCCCAACCTTCGGCGCGACGTTTCCCTCGGGGCAACGCACCTCCCCAACCTTCGGCGCGACGTTTCCCTCGGGGCAACGCACCTCCCCAGAACTTCGGCGCGATGTTTCCCTCGAGGCAACGCACCTCCCCAGAACTTCGGCGCGATGTTTCCCTCGAGGCAACGCACCTCCCCAAAACTTCGGCGCGACGTTTCCCTCGAGGCAACGCACCTCCCGAAACTTCGGGGCGGCCGCTCCCTCAGTTCAACACACGTCCCGCCACGCCGAGGCCCCCATTGGCGACCTGACGGAACCAATCGCTCACTTCATCGGGGGCATTGGCGACCTGACGGAACCAATCCCCATGCCGCCCCCACGACGACGCCTCAACCGAGCGCCCCACCCTCACGAAGACCTCGCACCCATCGGGTGGGATCACCCCTTCACGAGGGACCTCACATCGATCTCCAGGTTCTCTTCCTCTGCCACCGCGTCCATCGCCTTCCGCACCTTCCCCACCGACACCCCGGCCGGCACATCGATCCGCGCCTCCATCCGGAACAGCGGCGACCCGGTCACCGGCGCCTCGTACGCCATCGCCTCCAGCGACACGATGTTCACCCCCGTCGCCGACAGCGCCCGCGCCACCGCCCGCACGATCCCCTCGTGGTCCAGCGCCTCGGCCGTCACCAGACACGGGATCGTCGGCGCCCGCCGGTGCTCCTCGGGACTCTTCGTCCGCCGCGCGATCACCTGCAGCCCCGTCTGCTTCTCGATGTCCGCCGTGCTCGTCTCCAGCGCCGACACCTCCTCGGGCGACCCGGACACCAGCAGCAGCACGCCGAACTCACCCCCGAGCACCACCATCCGGCTGTCTTCGACGTTGCCCCCGTGCTCCGACACATAGTGGGTCAACTCGGCCACGAGCCCTGGCCGATCCGGACCAAGACACGAGAGCACCAGGAACGCTTCGGTCGCTGTCATATGGCCGAGCATCCTACGCGATCTCCACCACCTGCGCGCGACCCCCGGCAGGCCACCGTCGCGCGCCCCCTGGCTGGTCCCCGGCGCCGCGATGGCTTATAAACGCCCCATGTCCGTCCATCTCACGTCGTTCCAGGGCTCGATCCTCGATGCCGTCAAGAAGGCCATCGAGAGCAAGGTCGAAAGCTCGACTGCCGAGGTCACTGGCGGCGGCGGCCACTACAACATCGTCGTCACCTCCCCCGTCTTCGCCGGCAAGAGCATGCTCGAGAGCCAGCGCCTCGTGTACAGCGCCATCGCGCACCTCATGGCGGGCAACGACGCCCCGGTGCACGCCGTCGACAGCCTCAAGACCCGCGTTCCCTGAACCGCAGCGCCGAGAGCGCCACCTCAAGGCTCGCGTTCCCTGAGCCGCAGCGCCGAGAGCGCCACCCCCACCATCCACCCGAAGAGCCCCAGCGCGGCCACCTTCTGCAGCGCCGGCAGCAGCACGATCGTCGGCCCGCGCAGCAGCATCCCGCGCGCGTAGAGCCCCGCGTCCACCACCGCGGAGAGCAACGTCACCGCGCCCAGGCCGCGCAGCCAGGGCCACCTTCGCAGCCCGACCACCGCGCATCCAGCGGCCACGAATGCCGGCACGCACGCCGTGAACACCGCCGCCGTGTGGAGCAGACCGAAGCGCAGCGAAGGCAACAGCGGCACGGCCACGAGCCCCACCACCGACACGAGCCCCGCCCACCGCACGCCCCTGCCGAGCGACGCCGCCTCCGGGAACAGACGAGGCAGGAGCCACCAGAAGGGCACGAACGCGAAGACCAGCCCGAGCATCCCCACCTGCCCCAGCACCGCGCCGCGGTTGGACATGCCGTTCAGACCCACGGGCTGCGTGAGGTCGCAGAAGAAGTTGCGCCAGAAGTCATGCCCGGGTGCTTGCGGATCGAGCCACGTTCCCCCCGGGTACAGCGCCATCGCCGAACCGAGCAGCGCCCCCGTCCCGAGCACACCGGAAAGGAGCACCCAGGCGAGCCCTCGGGTCTGCATCACACAGCGCAGCACGCCTCACTCCGCGCATCGGCAGTTGCCTGGACGCACGCCATCGCATCTTTCCGACGTCCTCGCCCGCACAGACGCATGACAGAACGCTTCGGACAGCACACGACCTCAGGGACGTGACCCCTGTCGACGCCGAGCATGCACCGACAGCGTAGCTGAGCCCGCCCTGGCTCCGCTATCTTGCCCTTGCATGGCTGCTGATCTCCCGCTCAAGCCGTTCGGCTACACCGCACCCCAAATCCACTTCGGCGCCGGCGCTCTCTCGCGCCTCGGCAGTGCACTCCGCGGCCTCGGCGCATCGCGCGCGCTCCTGGTCTGCGACGCGCACCTCACCCAGGCCGACCTCGCCACCCTCGTCGCGGAAGCGTCGCAGGGCCGCGTCGCAGGCGTCTGGTCTCGGGTCGAGACCGATGCTCCACGCGCCAGTGTCGAAGCAGCCGCCGACGAAGCGCGACGCCTCGACGTCGACGCCGTCGTCGCCCTGGGCAGCGGCAGCGCGCTCCACACCGGCAAGGCGGCCGCCTTGCTCGCTCGACGCGGCGACACCCTCGGCCGCACCAGCGGCACGGTGCACGTCGAGGAGCGCGGCCTGCCGGTGATCGCCATCCCCACCACGGCCGGAAACGGCAGCGAGGTCTCCGGGGTCGCCGTCGTCAAGCACGCCGACCTTCGCCGCAAGCAGATCCTCGTCGGTCGCGCCTTGCAGCCCGAGGTCGTGCTGCTCGACCCCACGCTGCTCACCACCGTCGCGTCGGACCTCACCGCCGCGACGGGCGTCGACGCGCTCACCCACGCCTTCGAGGGCCTCACCAGCACGGACCGGCACCCCATCAGCACCGCCCTCGGCCTCGAGAGCGTGCACCTGCTCCGCAGCTGGCTCCCGCGCGCCGTCGCCGCCCCTCTGGACCTCGACGCGCGAGGCCACACCCTGCTCGCCTCGGCCATGGCGGGGCAGCTCGCCACCACCGCGTACGGCGGCGTCGCGCGCGCCGTCATCCACGCGCTCTCCCTCGGGTGGGACACGCGCCAGGGTCTCGCCAGCGCGGCGGTGCTCCCCTGGTCGATCCGCTTCAACGCGAGCGACGCCACCGCCGCGGCCATCTACGCGCGCACGGCGCCCACGTTCGGTGTCGCCGCCGCGTCCGACGACCGGGAAGCGGCGCGCGCGCTCGCCGACAAGCTCGAACGCTTCGCCGCAGACCTCGGCCTGCCCACGCGGCTCGGCGCGCTCGGCCTTGGCGCATCCGACCTGGAGCGTCTGAGCGAGCTCGCCTTCGCCGACGCCTCTCACGCCACGAACCCCGTCCGCCTCGAGAGCGCCCGCGGCCTCGCCGACGCGCTGAAGACCCTCGTCTGAGACGCCGCGCGCTCGAGACGGCGCGTGGTGGGGCCTCATCCGAGACGCGGCCACGCCTGACGTGCCATGACCTCTGAAGCGTTGTCACGCCGGCTCCCTCGGCACTGACGCGCCGTCACGTCCGAAGCGTTGTCACGCCGGCTCCCTCGGCACTGACGCGCCGTCACGCCCGACGGTCTGGTCACGTTTCACGCGCTGGAGCGCCGACACGCCGGGGTCCTCCTCAGCTCGCCTCCCCGCGAGATCGCCCGAAGCGCGGCCCGTTGTGCGCGCTCGCCGCGACGCACTCATCGCGGCGCGTCACAACTTCAGGTCAATCCTGAGTCATGGCTCCTGAGTCCCCCGATCAGGGAGCCCGTTCGACCTCAATAGATTTACTGCACTCCAACCCGAAGGATCTGGCGCAACCGGAGTATCCGCCCACCCCACCCGAGGAGGTCACATCACGACAACCAGCGCAGCGGACCACGAACCAGAGGACTCCTCCTCGCAGAGGGGCGTCCTCGGGGCATCCCATCCCATTGCTTATGACGGGGAGACCATGCTCGACAAGTCGCGCGTCCTCATCCTCACCATCGATGATACCGACGCCAGTCGCTACCTCATCTCCCGCATCCTGGAGACCCATGGTTACAAGAGCATCGAAGCCTGCGATGGCGCCGAAGGGCTGAAGCTCGCCGAAGAGCGCGTGCCTCACCTCGTCATCATCGACGTCAAGCTCCCCGACCAGAGCGGCTACGACGTCTGCCGGGCGCTCCGCGCGAACCCGAAGACGGCGAGCATCCCGGTCCTCATGACCTCGGCCATGTTCGTCACCAGCGGCAAGAAGGCCGAGGGGATCGAGAGCGGCGCCAACGCTTACTTCACGCAACCCTTCGAGCCGGTCGAGATGATCGCGCTCATCGAGTCGCTCCTGCGCATCCGGCACCACGAGCAGGAGGCCCGCGATCGTACCGAGCAGCTCCTCGCCGCCGACCGCAGGAAAGACGAGTTCCTGGCGATGCTCGGGCACGAGCTGCGCAACCCCCTGTCGGCGATCCTGACGGGCACACAGCTCCTCGCGCTGTGCCTCTCGCCCGGAGAGCGCGCGAGCAAGATCGCGAGCACCATCGATCGGCAAGCGCGCCACCTGACCCGGCTCGTGGACGACTTGCTCGACGTCTCGCGCATCACGCAGGGCAAGATCGAGCTTCTGAAAGAGCGCATCGATCTGGTGACGGCCATCGAGAACGCGGCGACGGCCATGCACTCGACCATCAGCAGGAACCGTCAGGAGCTGACGGTCACCGTGAAGGCACAGCCGCTCTGGATGAACGGAGACGCCACGCGGATCGAGCAGGTCCTCTGCAACCTGCTCACGAATGCCTCCAAGTACACGCCAGCGGGCGGGAGGATCTTCGTCACCGCCGATCAGCAGGGCGAGGGTGAGCAGCCGAGGGCGGTCGTCACGATCCGC is part of the Chondromyces crocatus genome and encodes:
- a CDS encoding 3-hydroxyacyl-CoA dehydrogenase/enoyl-CoA hydratase family protein, which codes for MTKPIRRAGVIGAGVMGSGIAAHLANAGVEVVLLDIVPPNLNDSEKSDPAARSRFAIGGLEKAVKARPAAFFHPSFAKLVRTGNTEDHLGELAGCDLIIEAIIEQIEPKRALFAKLEEVARPDAIIASNTSGLRIESMMEGRSEAFRKRFLVMHFFNPVRYMKLLELVTGPDTDPATVERVQRFGEDALGKGIVFGKDTPNFIANRIGAHAMMTTIHLMLEEGLAPEDVDAITGVAMAHPKSASFRTADMVGLDTFAHVADNCHSSLKDDEDRGVFEVPAYIRTMVERKLLGNKTRAGFYRKGKGGEVDTFDPKTLEYRGRGGDPEVRKAVKAIEQIEDPAARVRALVADQGKAGRFAWKVLSRSLAYSARRLGEIADDVVAIDDGLRWGYNWDLGPFQTWDALGFEQTVDRMEKDGIALPASIKRMREQGAKGFYAADADKKPADFDAFLAKNAGTRTNYSAEGAIYDVLAGKPRARAIDPRTAPLAWVRRGDAPVLKNDGAEAWDLGDGVLGVTFKSKANSIDADVINLLGQAADKAETSFRAMLVTNQGDHFCVGANLFMIAMAATNKDWENIRATVKAYQDATQRLKYASVPVVVAPYGMTLGGGLELSFAGASIQAAAETYAGLVEVGVGLIPGGAGTLNMLWRAFEGIPEGAQVNTLELTAQVFKNIALAKVATSADEAKALGYFRKTDGVSFDRARHLAEAKGRAIGLAASGYHAPAPRAYKLAGESGIATLAMMVDTLVAGGYATEHDATIARKLAVVLCGGKGGAAREVTETELLELERDAFVSLCGEEKSLERIKHMLMTNKPLRN
- a CDS encoding thiolase family protein produces the protein MIDVVIADAVRSAVGRAHKGSLAQKRPDELAGEVIAGLLARVPQVKPADVEDVILGCAMPEGEQGLNVARVAGMLGGLPEEVPAMTINRFCSSGIQALALAAGSIATGAIDISVAGGLESMSMVPMTGNKLSASPEAMERCAAVYTPMGITAENVANKFQIARQDQDAFALRSHTRAAEARKAGRFDQEIVTVKGIRFDASGERSTFDFRSDELIRAETTAEGLSGLKPAFSAKGSVTAGNSSPLSDGAAASLLLSRAKAESLGIKPLGYFRAFAVTGVDPAIMGIGPIPAVRKLLAKTGLSIADIDLFEINEAFASQAVYVQRTLEIPDEKLNVNGGAIALGHPLGCTGAKLVATALHELRRRGGRYAIVSMCIGGGMGAAGLLESSPA
- a CDS encoding glycine cleavage system protein R; the encoded protein is MTATEAFLVLSCLGPDRPGLVAELTHYVSEHGGNVEDSRMVVLGGEFGVLLLVSGSPEEVSALETSTADIEKQTGLQVIARRTKSPEEHRRAPTIPCLVTAEALDHEGIVRAVARALSATGVNIVSLEAMAYEAPVTGSPLFRMEARIDVPAGVSVGKVRKAMDAVAEEENLEIDVRSLVKG
- a CDS encoding BolA/IbaG family iron-sulfur metabolism protein, translating into MSVHLTSFQGSILDAVKKAIESKVESSTAEVTGGGGHYNIVVTSPVFAGKSMLESQRLVYSAIAHLMAGNDAPVHAVDSLKTRVP
- a CDS encoding iron-containing alcohol dehydrogenase family protein — encoded protein: MAADLPLKPFGYTAPQIHFGAGALSRLGSALRGLGASRALLVCDAHLTQADLATLVAEASQGRVAGVWSRVETDAPRASVEAAADEARRLDVDAVVALGSGSALHTGKAAALLARRGDTLGRTSGTVHVEERGLPVIAIPTTAGNGSEVSGVAVVKHADLRRKQILVGRALQPEVVLLDPTLLTTVASDLTAATGVDALTHAFEGLTSTDRHPISTALGLESVHLLRSWLPRAVAAPLDLDARGHTLLASAMAGQLATTAYGGVARAVIHALSLGWDTRQGLASAAVLPWSIRFNASDATAAAIYARTAPTFGVAAASDDREAARALADKLERFAADLGLPTRLGALGLGASDLERLSELAFADASHATNPVRLESARGLADALKTLV
- a CDS encoding response regulator; translated protein: MLDKSRVLILTIDDTDASRYLISRILETHGYKSIEACDGAEGLKLAEERVPHLVIIDVKLPDQSGYDVCRALRANPKTASIPVLMTSAMFVTSGKKAEGIESGANAYFTQPFEPVEMIALIESLLRIRHHEQEARDRTEQLLAADRRKDEFLAMLGHELRNPLSAILTGTQLLALCLSPGERASKIASTIDRQARHLTRLVDDLLDVSRITQGKIELLKERIDLVTAIENAATAMHSTISRNRQELTVTVKAQPLWMNGDATRIEQVLCNLLTNASKYTPAGGRIFVTADQQGEGEQPRAVVTIRDTGIGIAPEHLQAIFDLFFQVDGASLARSAGGLGIGLTMVNRLVALHDGSVLARSEGLGAGSELVVELPLLSADASRQSAGEGGLGRQLREPVRPRRVLLVDDNVDACTLMQAALQLAGYEVDVAHDGEAGLQSIRSGNHDAAIIDIGLPLLDGFELARQVRAASNTAAVPASGVRAIYLIALTGYGRPEDRERALRAGFDEHLSKPADLERLQALLRAVPRRQPSSPSLGVQPASPQQRKPTS